In the genome of Myxococcus stipitatus, one region contains:
- a CDS encoding TatD family hydrolase, which translates to MPEPLPIFDAHLHPESLSDQDLESMRFFGVEQALVVAHHFPEPTSKGLLRHFDDVVERQLPRLEKVGIRAWAALGVHPRCIPRRGLSEVLSALPDYFQGGRVVALGETGLHVGGEEEEEAFLEQLALARRLKLRVIVHTPLVDKERHTRRVLTLLRQSGVLPSRVLVDHATTRTVRTILEVGHWAGLTLHPEALAAERAVTLVRRLGSERLVLNSDAGDGAGDILGLARVANLLSKARLSERIVRRVVRENAARFLQVGT; encoded by the coding sequence GTGCCCGAGCCCCTCCCCATCTTCGACGCGCACCTGCACCCCGAGAGCCTGAGCGACCAGGACCTCGAGTCGATGCGCTTCTTCGGAGTGGAGCAGGCGCTCGTGGTGGCGCACCACTTCCCCGAGCCCACGTCCAAGGGGCTCCTGCGCCACTTCGATGACGTGGTGGAGCGGCAGCTCCCCCGGCTGGAGAAGGTGGGCATCCGCGCGTGGGCCGCGCTGGGTGTCCACCCTCGCTGCATCCCCCGACGCGGCCTGTCGGAGGTCCTCTCCGCCCTGCCCGACTACTTCCAGGGCGGCCGCGTCGTGGCGCTCGGCGAGACGGGGCTGCACGTGGGCGGCGAAGAGGAGGAGGAGGCCTTCCTGGAGCAGCTCGCGCTGGCGCGCCGCCTCAAGCTGCGCGTCATCGTCCACACGCCGCTGGTGGACAAGGAGCGCCACACGCGCCGCGTCCTCACCCTGCTGCGCCAGTCGGGCGTGCTGCCCTCGCGTGTCCTCGTGGACCACGCCACCACGCGCACCGTGCGCACCATCCTGGAAGTGGGACATTGGGCCGGGCTGACGCTGCACCCGGAGGCCCTCGCCGCCGAGCGCGCCGTCACCCTGGTCCGCCGGCTGGGCAGTGAGCGGCTGGTGCTCAACTCCGACGCGGGAGACGGCGCGGGCGACATCCTGGGACTGGCCCGCGTCGCCAACCTCCTGTCCAAGGCCCGCCTCTCCGAGCGCATCGTGCGGCGCGTCGTGAGGGAGAACGCCGCCCGGTTCCTCCAGGTAGGAACCTGA
- the ggt gene encoding gamma-glutamyltransferase, with amino-acid sequence MNETSVERQPSRKSARVQVALVRSLAVAVLLLACVASAARPYRGGAVATAYPQASEAALKMLDRGGNAVDAAVAAAFVAAVVGPYHSGVGGGGFALVHDAKSGTTRALDFREVAPKAATRDMFLKDGKVVPTLSTDGVLSVAVPGAVAGYLELLKTHGTLPPSVVLAPAIEAARKGLWVTPRYRSMTAGRLECLRKDPEASRIFLLKNAQGEMDVPPIGHLVRQPDLARTLSTLAKQGAKGFYTGPVAQGIVDTVRSGGGILTLEDLASYKTRPREPLAGSYRGHRILTMPPPSAGGVALLQVLGAMEILRPQGFTLKDPEVVHLYVEAVRRAYVDRAKYLGDPDFSDVPTARLVSKGHIADLAGSIDPKKATSSLSLLPQSPHTQGSTLTDKPATLTPEPERKNTTHISVMDKHGNTVAMTTTVNYGYGSCVVAKGTGVLLNDEMDDFAAQPGVPNAYGLVTGEPNAILPGKVPQSSMTPTLVFSKDEPTRVMLAVGSPGGSTIPTTVIQVISNIIDGGMDVARAVGEGRVHHQYLPDEMWVDRWGLEPATLSALEAKGHKVRRVEQWGDAEAVFIDSTTGLRFSGSDPRNEGFAVGQD; translated from the coding sequence GTGAACGAGACGAGCGTCGAGAGGCAGCCCTCGCGGAAGAGCGCGAGGGTTCAGGTGGCGTTGGTGCGGAGCCTGGCGGTGGCGGTGTTGCTCCTGGCGTGTGTGGCCTCCGCGGCGCGGCCCTACCGGGGCGGCGCGGTGGCCACGGCGTATCCGCAGGCCAGTGAGGCGGCCCTGAAGATGCTCGATCGGGGAGGCAACGCGGTGGACGCGGCGGTGGCCGCGGCCTTCGTGGCGGCCGTCGTGGGGCCCTATCACTCGGGCGTGGGCGGCGGCGGCTTCGCGCTGGTGCATGACGCGAAGTCCGGCACGACGCGGGCGCTGGACTTCCGCGAGGTGGCGCCCAAGGCGGCCACGCGCGACATGTTCCTCAAGGACGGCAAGGTGGTGCCGACGCTGTCCACGGATGGCGTGCTGAGCGTCGCGGTGCCGGGCGCGGTGGCGGGCTACCTGGAGCTGCTCAAGACGCACGGCACGCTGCCTCCGTCCGTCGTGCTGGCGCCCGCCATCGAAGCGGCGCGCAAGGGGCTGTGGGTGACGCCGCGCTACCGCTCCATGACGGCGGGCCGGCTGGAGTGCCTGCGCAAGGACCCGGAGGCGTCGCGCATCTTCCTCTTGAAGAACGCGCAGGGAGAGATGGACGTGCCGCCCATCGGCCACCTCGTGCGCCAGCCGGACCTGGCGCGCACGCTCTCCACGCTCGCGAAGCAGGGCGCGAAGGGCTTCTACACGGGGCCGGTGGCCCAGGGCATCGTGGACACGGTGCGCTCGGGCGGCGGCATCCTCACGCTGGAGGACCTGGCGTCCTACAAGACGCGCCCGCGCGAGCCCCTGGCGGGCAGCTACCGCGGCCACCGCATCCTCACCATGCCTCCGCCCAGCGCGGGCGGCGTGGCGCTGCTCCAGGTGCTGGGGGCGATGGAAATCCTGCGGCCCCAGGGCTTCACCTTGAAGGACCCGGAGGTGGTGCACCTGTACGTGGAGGCGGTGCGGCGCGCATACGTGGACCGCGCGAAGTACCTGGGTGACCCGGACTTCTCCGACGTGCCCACCGCGCGGCTCGTGTCGAAGGGGCACATCGCGGACCTGGCCGGCTCCATCGACCCGAAGAAGGCCACGTCCAGCCTGTCGCTCTTGCCCCAGTCGCCCCACACGCAGGGCTCCACGCTGACGGACAAGCCCGCCACGCTGACGCCGGAGCCGGAGCGCAAGAACACCACGCACATCTCCGTCATGGACAAGCATGGCAACACGGTGGCGATGACGACGACGGTGAACTACGGCTATGGCTCGTGTGTGGTGGCCAAGGGCACCGGCGTGCTGCTCAACGACGAGATGGACGACTTCGCCGCGCAGCCCGGCGTGCCCAACGCGTATGGACTCGTCACGGGTGAGCCCAACGCCATCCTCCCCGGCAAGGTGCCCCAGTCCTCCATGACGCCCACGCTGGTGTTCTCCAAGGACGAGCCCACGCGCGTCATGCTGGCGGTGGGCAGCCCCGGCGGCTCCACCATCCCCACCACCGTCATCCAGGTCATCAGCAACATCATCGACGGCGGCATGGACGTGGCGCGCGCGGTGGGCGAGGGCCGCGTCCATCACCAGTACCTGCCGGACGAGATGTGGGTGGACCGGTGGGGCCTGGAGCCCGCCACCCTGTCCGCGCTGGAAGCCAAGGGACACAAGGTCCGCCGGGTGGAACAATGGGGCGACGCGGAGGCCGTCTTCATCGACTCGACGACAGGACTGCGCTTCTCCGGAAGCGACCCTCGCAACGAGGGCTTCGCCGTGGGACAGGATTGA
- the glmU gene encoding bifunctional UDP-N-acetylglucosamine diphosphorylase/glucosamine-1-phosphate N-acetyltransferase GlmU has translation MTALSAVVLCAGKGTRMKSKKAKVLHAILGKPLCAYPLKRALELGATSVVPVVGHQAEDVEKELRALFPQAPLRFALQREQRGTADAVRSAEEALKGFSGRVLILYGDVPLLRRETLAGLLAAHDASGGVLAMVTTVLADPTGYGRVLRENGRVVRVVEQKDATAEQRAVRECNAGIYSVDAAFLWKALAEIKPNNAQGEYYLTDLVELAAKQGDVASVEVDATETAGVNDKVELAARARVLQRRINEAHMRAGVTFVDPDTAYVDEDVVVGADTEVGPGVTLMSGSVIGQDVVIGQGCVVSASTVADGAVLKPYSVLEEARVGVRNVIGPFARLRPGTELAEDVHLGNFVETKKAVIGKGTKANHLTYLGDAKIGAGCNVGAGTITCNYDGVNKSLTELGDGVFIGSDTQLVAPVKVGDGAYVGAGTTVTKNVPPGSLAVSRAPQVTKEGWVAAKKARRTAKGA, from the coding sequence ATGACAGCTCTGTCGGCGGTGGTGTTGTGTGCGGGCAAGGGCACGCGGATGAAGTCGAAGAAGGCCAAGGTCCTTCACGCCATCCTCGGAAAGCCCCTGTGCGCCTATCCCCTCAAGCGAGCGCTCGAGCTCGGTGCCACGTCGGTGGTACCGGTGGTGGGCCATCAAGCGGAGGACGTGGAGAAGGAGCTGCGCGCCCTGTTTCCGCAGGCGCCGCTGCGCTTCGCGCTCCAGCGTGAGCAGCGGGGGACGGCGGACGCCGTGCGCTCCGCGGAAGAGGCCCTGAAGGGGTTCTCCGGCCGGGTGCTCATCCTCTACGGAGACGTGCCGCTCCTGCGCCGCGAGACGCTGGCGGGCCTGCTGGCCGCGCACGACGCGTCCGGCGGGGTGCTGGCGATGGTGACCACCGTGCTGGCGGACCCCACGGGCTACGGCCGCGTGCTGCGTGAGAACGGCCGCGTGGTGCGCGTGGTGGAGCAGAAGGACGCGACGGCCGAGCAGCGCGCGGTGCGCGAGTGCAACGCGGGCATCTACTCCGTCGACGCGGCCTTCCTCTGGAAGGCCCTGGCGGAAATCAAACCCAACAATGCGCAGGGTGAGTACTACCTGACGGACCTGGTGGAGCTGGCCGCGAAGCAGGGCGACGTCGCCAGCGTGGAGGTGGACGCCACGGAGACCGCCGGGGTCAACGACAAGGTGGAGCTGGCCGCGCGGGCGCGCGTGCTCCAGCGGCGCATCAACGAAGCGCACATGCGCGCGGGCGTGACGTTCGTGGACCCGGACACGGCCTATGTCGATGAGGACGTGGTCGTCGGCGCCGACACGGAAGTGGGCCCAGGTGTGACGCTGATGTCAGGGTCCGTCATCGGTCAGGACGTCGTCATCGGCCAGGGCTGCGTGGTGAGCGCCTCCACCGTGGCGGATGGCGCCGTGCTCAAGCCCTACTCCGTGCTGGAGGAGGCGCGGGTGGGCGTGCGGAACGTCATTGGCCCGTTTGCCCGCCTGCGTCCGGGCACGGAGCTGGCCGAGGATGTGCATCTCGGCAACTTCGTGGAGACGAAGAAGGCTGTCATCGGCAAGGGCACCAAGGCCAACCACCTGACGTACCTAGGGGACGCGAAGATTGGCGCCGGCTGCAACGTGGGCGCGGGCACCATCACCTGTAACTATGACGGGGTGAACAAGAGCCTCACGGAGCTGGGGGACGGGGTCTTCATCGGCTCCGACACACAGCTGGTGGCTCCGGTGAAGGTGGGGGACGGCGCGTACGTGGGGGCGGGAACGACGGTGACCAAGAATGTGCCTCCCGGGAGCCTCGCTGTGTCTCGTGCGCCACAGGTGACGAAGGAAGGCTGGGTGGCCGCGAAGAAGGCGCGCCGCACCGCGAAGGGCGCCTGA
- the glmS gene encoding glutamine--fructose-6-phosphate transaminase (isomerizing), with the protein MCGIVGYVGDKESAPILVSGLKKLEYRGYDSAGVAVVNRNQLNVVRATGKLRNLENRVVADQPQGNIGIGHTRWATHGRPSDENAHPHTYKNVAVVHNGIIENHLALKEQLRAKGHVFSSETDTEVFAHLISDELESGKELPDAVRGALDQVKGTYALAVVSALDPHRIVCTKNASPMVLGLGEGQNFIASDVPAVLEHTRDIVYMEEGDLAVVTASRVDVYTRQGQKVNRPTRRIDWTPMMAEKGGHKHFMHKEIFEQPRAVADTVRGRMLLTEGDVHFEGWNLTPEKVRSLSKITILACGTSWHSGVAGKHMIETLARMPVEVELASEFRYRDPIVEGSHLAIAISQSGETADTLAAFKEAKSRGATAMAICNVIGSAMTREAEFSVMTNAGPEIGVASTKAFTTQLVALYLLAVKLGRIRGTLSVQAAQEHLTHLTLIPKMIEDVLKCEPAVKRVAREFMNAQDFLFLGRGPMHPVALEGALKLKEISYIHAEGYAGGEMKHGPIALIDEKMPVVVIAPKQPHVAYEKIIGNIEEVRARGGQVIAVIDEDDTQVGGLANHVIRIPAACALLAPVVATIPLQLLAYHVAEMRGNDVDQPRNLAKSVTVE; encoded by the coding sequence ATGTGCGGGATTGTTGGTTACGTCGGTGACAAGGAATCTGCCCCCATCCTGGTGTCGGGGCTGAAGAAGCTCGAGTACCGAGGCTATGACTCGGCGGGCGTCGCGGTGGTCAATCGCAACCAGCTCAACGTGGTGCGCGCCACGGGGAAGCTGCGCAACCTGGAGAACCGGGTGGTGGCGGACCAGCCGCAGGGCAACATCGGCATCGGCCACACGCGGTGGGCCACGCACGGGCGCCCCTCGGACGAGAACGCGCATCCGCACACGTACAAGAACGTCGCGGTGGTGCACAACGGCATCATCGAGAACCACCTGGCGCTGAAGGAGCAGCTGCGCGCGAAGGGGCACGTGTTCTCGTCGGAGACGGACACGGAGGTCTTCGCCCACCTCATCTCGGATGAGCTGGAGTCGGGCAAGGAACTGCCGGACGCGGTGCGCGGCGCGCTGGACCAGGTGAAGGGCACGTACGCGCTGGCGGTGGTGAGCGCGCTGGACCCCCACCGCATCGTCTGCACGAAGAACGCGTCCCCCATGGTGCTGGGGCTGGGCGAGGGCCAGAACTTCATCGCCAGCGACGTGCCCGCGGTGCTCGAGCACACGCGCGACATCGTCTACATGGAGGAAGGGGACCTGGCCGTCGTCACCGCCTCCCGCGTGGATGTCTATACGCGCCAGGGCCAGAAGGTGAACCGCCCCACGCGCCGCATCGACTGGACGCCGATGATGGCGGAGAAGGGCGGCCACAAGCACTTCATGCACAAGGAGATCTTCGAACAGCCTCGCGCTGTCGCGGACACGGTGCGTGGCCGGATGCTGCTGACGGAGGGCGATGTCCACTTCGAGGGCTGGAACCTCACGCCCGAGAAGGTGCGCTCGCTGTCGAAAATCACGATTCTGGCGTGCGGCACGTCGTGGCACTCGGGCGTGGCCGGCAAGCACATGATTGAAACGCTGGCGCGGATGCCCGTGGAGGTGGAGCTGGCGAGCGAGTTCCGCTACCGCGACCCCATCGTCGAGGGCTCGCACCTGGCCATCGCCATCAGCCAGTCGGGTGAGACGGCGGACACGCTGGCGGCGTTCAAGGAGGCGAAGTCGCGCGGGGCCACGGCGATGGCCATCTGCAACGTGATTGGCAGCGCGATGACCCGCGAGGCCGAGTTCTCCGTGATGACGAACGCCGGCCCCGAGATTGGCGTGGCGTCCACGAAGGCGTTCACCACGCAGCTCGTCGCGCTCTACTTGCTGGCGGTGAAGCTGGGCCGCATCCGCGGGACGCTGTCGGTGCAGGCGGCGCAGGAGCACCTGACGCACCTGACGCTGATTCCGAAGATGATCGAGGACGTGCTCAAGTGCGAGCCGGCCGTGAAGCGCGTGGCGCGTGAGTTCATGAACGCGCAGGACTTCCTCTTCCTCGGCCGTGGCCCCATGCACCCGGTGGCGCTGGAGGGCGCGCTGAAGCTGAAGGAGATTTCGTACATCCACGCGGAGGGCTACGCGGGTGGCGAGATGAAGCACGGCCCCATCGCCCTCATCGACGAGAAGATGCCGGTGGTGGTCATCGCGCCCAAGCAGCCGCATGTGGCGTACGAGAAGATCATCGGCAACATCGAGGAGGTCCGCGCGCGCGGTGGCCAGGTCATCGCCGTCATCGACGAGGACGACACGCAGGTGGGCGGGCTGGCCAACCACGTCATCCGGATTCCGGCCGCGTGCGCGCTGCTCGCGCCCGTCGTCGCCACGATTCCGCTGCAGCTTCTCGCCTACCACGTGGCGGAGATGCGCGGGAACGACGTGGACCAGCCCCGCAACCTCGCCAAGAGCGTGACGGTGGAGTAG
- the recA gene encoding recombinase RecA: MAVNQEKEKAIELAMSAVERQFGKGSIMRLGNDEPLMRDVQAISTGSISLDIALGVGGVPKGRIIEIFGPESSGKTTLCLHIVAEAQKRGGICGYVDAEHALDVGYARKLGVRTDDLLLSQPDTGEQALEIAEMLVRSGAIDVLVVDSVAALVPKAELEGEMGDAHMGVQARLMSQALRKLTGTIAKSQTCVIFINQIRMKIGVMFGNPETTTGGNALKFYASQRLDIRRIGAIKNGENVVGSRTRVKVVKNKVAPPFKEVEFDIMYGTGISREGDLIDLASNDNIVEKSGSWFSFNGERIGQGRENAKDYLKEHPEVSRAIEAQVLEKYGITKGAPVAAPAAEEAPAEGASEKRQRVKAVK, from the coding sequence ATGGCCGTGAATCAAGAGAAGGAAAAGGCGATCGAGCTGGCGATGTCCGCGGTGGAGCGCCAGTTCGGTAAGGGTTCCATCATGCGGCTCGGCAACGACGAGCCCCTGATGCGCGACGTGCAGGCCATTTCGACGGGCTCGATTTCCTTGGACATCGCCCTGGGAGTGGGCGGCGTCCCGAAGGGCCGAATCATCGAGATCTTCGGCCCGGAATCCTCCGGTAAGACGACGCTGTGTCTCCACATCGTCGCGGAGGCGCAGAAGCGCGGTGGCATCTGCGGCTACGTGGACGCCGAGCACGCGCTGGACGTGGGCTACGCGCGCAAGCTGGGCGTGCGCACCGACGACCTGCTGCTGAGCCAGCCGGACACCGGTGAGCAGGCGCTCGAAATCGCGGAGATGCTCGTGCGCTCCGGCGCCATCGACGTGCTGGTCGTCGACTCCGTGGCCGCGCTCGTTCCCAAGGCGGAGCTCGAGGGCGAGATGGGCGATGCGCACATGGGCGTGCAGGCGCGCCTCATGAGCCAGGCCTTGCGCAAGCTCACGGGCACCATCGCCAAGAGCCAGACGTGCGTCATCTTCATCAACCAGATCCGCATGAAGATTGGCGTGATGTTCGGCAACCCGGAGACGACCACGGGCGGCAACGCGCTGAAGTTCTACGCGTCCCAGCGCCTGGACATCCGCCGCATCGGCGCCATCAAGAACGGCGAGAACGTGGTGGGCAGCCGCACGCGCGTGAAGGTGGTGAAGAACAAGGTCGCGCCTCCGTTCAAGGAGGTCGAGTTCGACATCATGTACGGCACGGGCATCTCGCGTGAGGGTGACCTCATCGACCTGGCCTCCAACGACAACATCGTGGAGAAGAGCGGCAGCTGGTTCTCCTTCAACGGTGAGCGCATCGGCCAGGGCCGCGAGAACGCGAAGGACTACCTCAAGGAGCACCCGGAGGTGTCGCGCGCGATTGAAGCCCAGGTGCTGGAGAAGTACGGCATCACCAAGGGCGCGCCCGTCGCGGCCCCCGCCGCGGAAGAGGCTCCCGCCGAGGGCGCCAGCGAGAAGCGCCAGCGCGTGAAGGCCGTGAAGTAG
- a CDS encoding alkaline phosphatase D family protein: MFDRLNRRSFLQAVVAVAASTSFGCSEEESSRDGSKYFPQSICSGDPRPDSVVLWVRAVDPESAGADTPVRLEVSTNKEFSSLVLDKRFSALASNDHALKVKVTNLKARTTYYYRFTFEKGGETYVTATGRTRTAPAAGDDVAVKFAFASCQDYIGRYYNTWLKLLKLDEDLDFVVFLGDYIYETTGDTSFQTPTSTRSITFSEPEAALKHGTGSVAFYAANSLSNYRDIYKAIRSDKVIQQVHERYPFIVMWDDHEFSDDNWGPNATYTDGVKLEQQIDRKKNSERAFFEYIPLDNTQAAEGAIDVASAPVYPNTLIYRDFEFGKNLKMAVSDFRTFRPDHLIPEDAYPGHVAVTAEVLAQFLPGLPAPVQGLLQTETFAYVNIDAPEYAAQKAALMGAFVAEATKSGLTQGEATERAQFWVKGGLALFYVNQVLKKVNEARAAAGAPAIPAIPATGAPRGLSYAHMGKAGLYGIQGTRYIVVKPIFDLFAFIRYTLTRGASEDALGQAQQTWLQNQLKATNTWKIIVSSVSMTSMVFDLSQKMDIPDPTLRQTFYFNVDQWDGFPTKKQELLKFIRDNQVQNALFVSGDIHASFASVESGVPTLTTPAISSGSIKELAGMAVIGAGYLQGSAVHRYVVAELNESLAAGNPGMRYVNGDAHGFVILELKGNEALASYHLIPSTEVTKDYSLKTDAELDARFTRVDFRVTNGAITKL, from the coding sequence TTGTTCGACAGATTGAATCGTCGCAGCTTCTTGCAGGCCGTGGTCGCCGTCGCGGCAAGCACCTCGTTTGGATGTTCCGAGGAGGAGTCGTCACGAGACGGTTCGAAGTACTTCCCGCAGTCCATCTGTTCGGGAGACCCGAGGCCGGACAGCGTGGTGCTCTGGGTGCGCGCGGTGGACCCGGAGAGCGCGGGCGCGGACACGCCGGTGCGGCTGGAGGTGTCCACGAACAAGGAGTTCAGCAGCCTGGTGTTGGACAAGCGCTTCTCGGCGCTGGCCTCGAATGACCATGCGCTGAAGGTGAAGGTCACGAACCTGAAGGCGCGCACGACGTACTACTACCGCTTCACCTTCGAGAAGGGCGGCGAGACGTACGTGACGGCGACGGGCCGCACGCGCACGGCCCCGGCGGCCGGTGACGACGTCGCGGTGAAGTTCGCCTTCGCCAGCTGCCAGGACTACATCGGCCGCTACTACAACACGTGGCTGAAGCTGCTGAAGCTGGACGAGGACCTGGACTTCGTCGTGTTCCTCGGCGACTACATCTACGAGACGACGGGCGACACGTCGTTCCAGACGCCGACGTCCACGCGCTCCATCACGTTCAGCGAGCCGGAGGCGGCGCTCAAGCACGGCACGGGCTCGGTGGCGTTCTACGCGGCCAACTCGCTGTCCAACTATCGCGACATCTACAAGGCGATCCGCTCGGACAAGGTCATCCAGCAGGTCCACGAGCGCTATCCGTTCATCGTCATGTGGGACGACCACGAGTTCTCCGACGACAACTGGGGCCCCAACGCGACGTACACGGATGGCGTCAAGCTGGAGCAGCAGATTGACCGCAAGAAGAACTCCGAGCGCGCCTTCTTCGAGTACATCCCGCTGGACAACACGCAGGCGGCGGAGGGCGCCATCGACGTGGCCTCCGCGCCGGTGTACCCGAACACGCTCATCTACCGGGACTTCGAGTTCGGCAAGAACCTGAAGATGGCGGTGTCCGACTTCCGCACCTTCCGTCCGGACCACCTCATCCCCGAGGACGCGTACCCCGGCCACGTGGCGGTGACGGCGGAGGTGCTGGCCCAGTTCCTCCCGGGCCTGCCGGCGCCGGTGCAGGGCCTGCTGCAGACGGAGACATTCGCGTACGTGAACATCGACGCGCCGGAGTACGCCGCGCAGAAGGCCGCGCTGATGGGCGCGTTCGTGGCGGAGGCGACGAAGTCGGGCCTCACGCAGGGCGAGGCGACGGAGCGGGCCCAGTTCTGGGTGAAGGGCGGCCTGGCCCTCTTCTACGTCAACCAGGTGCTGAAGAAGGTGAACGAGGCGCGCGCGGCGGCGGGGGCCCCGGCGATTCCCGCGATTCCGGCCACGGGCGCCCCCCGCGGCCTGTCCTATGCGCACATGGGCAAGGCGGGGCTCTACGGCATCCAGGGCACGCGCTACATCGTCGTGAAGCCCATCTTCGACCTGTTCGCGTTCATCCGCTACACGCTCACGCGCGGCGCCTCCGAGGACGCGCTGGGCCAGGCGCAGCAGACGTGGCTCCAGAACCAGCTCAAGGCGACCAACACCTGGAAGATCATCGTCAGCTCCGTGTCGATGACGTCCATGGTGTTCGACCTGTCCCAGAAGATGGACATCCCGGACCCCACGCTGCGCCAGACGTTCTACTTCAACGTGGACCAGTGGGACGGCTTCCCCACCAAGAAGCAGGAGCTGTTGAAGTTCATCCGGGACAACCAGGTGCAGAACGCGCTGTTCGTCTCCGGTGACATCCACGCGTCCTTCGCGTCGGTGGAGTCGGGTGTCCCCACGCTGACCACGCCCGCGATTTCGTCCGGCTCCATCAAGGAGCTGGCGGGCATGGCCGTCATCGGCGCGGGCTACCTGCAGGGCAGCGCCGTGCACCGCTACGTCGTCGCGGAGCTGAACGAGTCGCTGGCCGCGGGCAACCCGGGCATGCGCTACGTGAACGGCGACGCGCACGGCTTCGTGATCCTGGAGCTCAAGGGCAACGAGGCGCTGGCCTCCTACCACCTCATTCCCAGCACCGAGGTGACGAAGGACTACTCGCTCAAGACGGACGCGGAGCTGGATGCGCGCTTCACGCGCGTGGACTTCCGCGTCACCAACGGCGCCATCACCAAGCTGTAG
- a CDS encoding GNAT family protein has translation MNLSDLHLVPARPEHVDYWRTLRAQVSARRYVDTDDDTPDTLLKRILEAGSLEDPRAKGFRWFARYEGQWVGTVSARDVSREQGRAQLGYMMDEAHHGRGLGSRAVGLMLDQLFTLPFLQRLWLTTLSENQASQGLARKLGFTLEGTMRAHGVLRGERKDQQFWGLLRSEWTGRQRG, from the coding sequence ATGAACCTCTCCGACCTGCACCTGGTTCCCGCGCGGCCCGAGCATGTGGACTACTGGCGGACCCTGCGTGCCCAGGTCTCCGCGCGGCGCTACGTGGACACCGACGACGACACCCCGGACACGCTGCTGAAGCGCATCCTGGAGGCGGGCTCGCTGGAGGACCCCCGCGCGAAGGGGTTCCGCTGGTTCGCGCGCTACGAGGGCCAGTGGGTGGGCACGGTGTCCGCGAGGGACGTGTCCCGGGAGCAGGGGCGGGCGCAGCTGGGCTACATGATGGACGAGGCGCACCATGGGCGCGGGCTGGGCTCTCGCGCGGTGGGGTTGATGCTGGACCAGCTCTTCACGCTGCCGTTCCTCCAGCGGCTGTGGCTGACGACGCTGTCGGAGAACCAGGCGTCGCAGGGGCTGGCGCGCAAGCTGGGCTTCACGCTGGAAGGGACGATGCGCGCGCACGGCGTGTTGAGAGGTGAGCGCAAGGACCAGCAATTCTGGGGCCTGTTGCGCTCGGAGTGGACGGGGCGTCAGCGCGGGTGA